A single region of the Geitlerinema sp. PCC 9228 genome encodes:
- a CDS encoding ABC transporter ATP-binding protein translates to MAEPLIELKGISKQFGDKKVLDGIDLTIYQGDALAIIGPSGTGKSTILRIIAGLTAPDAGEVFLKGELRKGLIDDGDMPFTIGMVFQHAALFDSLTVDENVGFSLYQHSRLPRDKIRRLVEQSLEKVGLSGIADKYPAQLSGGMRKRVSFARAIIANPDNPQQAPEAILYDEPTAGLDPIASTVIEDLVRDLSGSQGSCQTYVMVTHQESTIRRTADRVVFLYQGKVQWEGHVRELDETDNSLIRQFTSGSVDGPIQVLG, encoded by the coding sequence ATGGCCGAACCGCTGATCGAACTGAAGGGCATTAGCAAGCAATTTGGCGATAAGAAAGTCTTGGATGGGATTGACCTCACCATCTACCAGGGCGATGCTTTAGCTATTATCGGTCCGTCGGGAACGGGAAAATCGACGATTTTGCGGATTATTGCCGGACTGACGGCCCCCGATGCCGGGGAAGTTTTTTTGAAAGGGGAGTTGCGGAAAGGGTTAATTGACGATGGGGACATGCCGTTTACCATTGGGATGGTGTTTCAACATGCTGCCCTGTTTGACTCCCTGACGGTGGATGAAAATGTAGGATTTTCTCTATACCAGCATTCGCGGCTGCCTCGGGATAAAATTCGCCGGTTGGTGGAACAAAGCTTGGAAAAAGTGGGATTATCGGGCATAGCAGATAAGTATCCCGCACAGCTATCGGGAGGGATGCGCAAACGCGTTAGTTTTGCTAGAGCGATTATTGCCAATCCTGACAATCCCCAACAGGCACCAGAGGCGATTTTATACGACGAACCAACGGCTGGGTTGGATCCGATTGCGTCTACCGTGATTGAAGATTTGGTGCGGGATTTATCTGGTTCGCAAGGTTCCTGTCAAACCTATGTGATGGTGACCCACCAAGAAAGTACCATTCGTCGTACGGCCGATCGCGTGGTATTTTTGTATCAGGGGAAGGTACAGTGGGAAGGACACGTACGGGAGTTGGATGAGACGGACAATTCTCTCATTCGACAGTTTACTAGCGGTAGTGTGGATGGTCCGATTCAAGTGTTGGGATAG